In Spirosoma aureum, a single genomic region encodes these proteins:
- the purD gene encoding phosphoribosylamine--glycine ligase — MNILILGSGGREHAFAWKLAQSPLSDKLFVAPGNAGTAQVATNLSISYNDFPAIAEAVRTNAIDLLIVGPEEPLVNGVVDYFRQQPDLVNLLIVGPDAHGAQLEGSKDFSKQFMLRYGIPTASSQTFTATTIESGLAYLDGHTLPVVLKADGLAAGKGVIIAENITDAKSTLTDMLDGQKFGAAGSKVVVEQFLRGIELSVFVLSDGVNYKILPEAKDYKRIGEGDTGLNTGGMGAVSPVVFANESFLRKVEEKVVKPTLTGLQKEGIVYKGFIFIGLMKVNGEPYVIEYNARMGDPETEVVLPRIQTDFAELMVATAEGTLDKIAVQVSPQTAVTTVVVSGGYPDDYEKGKIISELERLEDVMAFHAGTMAHNGHVVTNGGRVLALTAQANSLENAVRKSQEAARTVQFDGKQYRRDIGLDLIRYAD; from the coding sequence ATGAATATACTAATACTGGGTTCGGGTGGGCGCGAACATGCGTTTGCATGGAAATTGGCGCAAAGCCCGTTGAGTGATAAGCTATTTGTTGCGCCGGGTAATGCCGGAACAGCGCAGGTAGCCACTAATTTGTCAATCAGCTATAATGATTTCCCGGCTATTGCCGAAGCTGTTCGGACCAATGCCATTGATCTGCTCATTGTTGGGCCAGAAGAGCCATTAGTTAACGGGGTTGTCGATTACTTTCGTCAACAACCTGACTTAGTTAATTTGCTCATCGTTGGACCAGATGCGCATGGGGCACAGTTGGAGGGAAGTAAAGATTTCTCGAAGCAGTTTATGCTTCGATATGGCATACCGACGGCGTCATCGCAGACATTTACTGCAACAACCATTGAGAGCGGTTTGGCTTATCTGGACGGCCATACGTTGCCTGTCGTCCTGAAAGCGGATGGACTGGCAGCTGGTAAGGGAGTAATTATTGCCGAAAACATAACCGACGCAAAGAGCACCCTAACCGATATGCTTGATGGCCAGAAATTTGGTGCTGCAGGCAGTAAAGTCGTGGTAGAGCAATTTTTGCGGGGAATTGAATTGTCGGTCTTTGTTCTGAGCGACGGGGTTAATTACAAAATCCTTCCCGAGGCTAAAGATTACAAACGCATTGGTGAAGGAGATACAGGACTCAATACGGGAGGCATGGGCGCCGTATCGCCGGTAGTTTTTGCGAATGAATCCTTTCTGCGGAAGGTTGAGGAAAAAGTCGTGAAACCAACGCTTACCGGATTGCAGAAAGAGGGTATTGTGTATAAGGGATTTATTTTTATCGGTCTGATGAAAGTAAATGGTGAACCGTATGTTATCGAGTATAACGCTCGGATGGGCGACCCTGAAACAGAAGTCGTACTACCAAGAATTCAGACTGATTTCGCTGAGCTAATGGTGGCAACGGCCGAAGGTACGTTAGATAAAATAGCTGTACAGGTTTCACCCCAAACGGCAGTCACAACGGTTGTGGTGTCGGGAGGGTATCCAGATGACTATGAGAAAGGTAAAATCATTTCAGAACTGGAGCGTTTAGAAGATGTTATGGCTTTTCATGCCGGAACAATGGCTCATAACGGCCATGTAGTAACCAATGGCGGACGAGTGCTGGCCTTAACGGCTCAGGCTAATTCGCTGGAAAATGCCGTCCGGAAGTCGCAGGAAGCGGCCCGAACGGTTCAATTTGATGGGAAGCAGTACCGAAGAGATATTGGGCTTGACCTGATTCGGTACGCTGATTAA
- the recQ gene encoding DNA helicase RecQ, whose translation MMQVDQTVYATIKERLKEIFGYSQFRGDQEAIIHSILAGRNTFVIMPTGAGKSLCYQLPAIVSDGTAIVISPLIALMKNQVDQLNAFGINAQFLNSTLSKAEMNKVKKDTLNSSLKLLYIAPESLTKEENLDFLKKANISFVAIDEAHCISEWGHDFRPEYRKIRGIVDNIGNLPVIALTATATPKVQQDIQKNLQMEDANLYKTSFNRKNLYYEIKPKVDAKKQLIKYVKQNKGKSGIVYCLSRKTVEEIAELLSVNDVKALPYHAGLDPQTRMNNQDAFLNEDADVICATIAFGMGIDKPDVRFVIHYDAPKSLEGYYQETGRAGRDGLEGNCVMFYSYDDIVKLEKFNKDKPVTERDNAKHLLTEMVSYANLGSCRRRQLLGYFGEYMDKDCGFCDNCLKPTEKFKVQNEVVLALQAVLQTDQRFDVAHLSDVLTANSNQYVTSYEHNRLEVYGKGREFNESPEYWCSLLKQITIYGYIEKDVDNYGILKLTQKGLNFIEDPYPISLSKDHDYEQVVEQKEDDDKDSDTASGGAAYDEELLGLLKALRKKIAKEKNLPPYVIFQDPSMEEMATTYPTTREEMAQINGVGMGKVQKFGRPFIDLITKYVEDNEIETAKDVVIKSTVNKSKVKIYIIQQIDRKVDLEEIAESKALSMEDLMEEIEHICYSGTRLNLDYYINQVMDEDRQDEIYEYFMRAESDNIAVAMREFGGDDFTEQDLRLMRIKFLSEVAN comes from the coding sequence ATGATGCAGGTTGATCAGACGGTCTATGCGACCATCAAAGAGCGGCTAAAAGAGATTTTTGGGTATAGTCAGTTTCGGGGCGATCAGGAGGCCATTATTCACAGCATTTTGGCGGGCCGTAATACGTTCGTTATCATGCCTACTGGTGCAGGGAAGTCCCTGTGTTATCAATTACCTGCTATTGTTAGCGATGGAACGGCTATCGTAATTTCACCCTTAATTGCCCTGATGAAAAATCAGGTCGACCAATTAAATGCCTTCGGAATTAACGCTCAGTTCCTGAATTCGACGCTTTCCAAGGCGGAAATGAATAAAGTTAAAAAAGATACGCTCAACAGCTCTCTTAAACTTCTATATATTGCGCCAGAGTCTCTGACAAAGGAAGAGAATTTGGATTTTTTAAAGAAAGCCAATATTTCATTTGTCGCTATCGATGAAGCGCATTGTATTTCTGAGTGGGGACATGACTTCCGCCCGGAATACCGGAAAATTCGTGGAATCGTCGATAATATTGGCAATCTGCCCGTAATTGCGCTGACCGCTACGGCTACTCCTAAAGTGCAGCAGGATATTCAGAAAAACCTGCAGATGGAGGACGCCAATCTGTATAAGACCTCATTCAATCGTAAAAACCTGTACTACGAGATAAAGCCTAAGGTTGACGCCAAAAAGCAGCTTATCAAGTACGTTAAACAGAACAAAGGAAAATCAGGGATCGTCTATTGCCTGAGTCGTAAGACAGTTGAAGAAATTGCGGAGCTGCTAAGCGTCAACGATGTCAAAGCACTACCTTATCATGCTGGTCTCGACCCGCAGACGCGGATGAACAATCAGGATGCCTTTCTGAACGAAGACGCAGACGTTATCTGTGCCACGATTGCTTTTGGTATGGGTATCGATAAACCGGATGTTCGTTTTGTTATCCACTATGATGCGCCAAAATCGCTGGAAGGCTATTACCAGGAAACAGGCCGGGCAGGCCGCGATGGGCTGGAGGGTAACTGCGTAATGTTCTATAGCTACGATGACATTGTTAAGCTGGAAAAATTCAACAAAGACAAGCCAGTTACAGAGCGCGATAATGCCAAACACCTGCTAACCGAAATGGTCTCTTATGCTAACCTCGGCTCTTGTCGTCGTCGGCAGTTGCTGGGCTATTTTGGCGAGTATATGGATAAAGACTGTGGTTTTTGCGACAACTGCCTAAAGCCAACCGAAAAATTTAAGGTGCAGAATGAAGTTGTGCTTGCGTTGCAGGCTGTGCTTCAAACCGACCAGCGTTTTGATGTTGCTCACTTAAGCGACGTTCTCACGGCCAACAGCAATCAGTATGTAACCAGCTATGAACATAATCGCCTGGAGGTGTACGGAAAAGGGCGCGAATTCAATGAAAGTCCCGAATATTGGTGTTCACTCCTGAAACAGATTACCATTTACGGCTATATTGAGAAAGATGTCGATAACTATGGCATTCTGAAGTTAACGCAGAAGGGCCTGAATTTTATTGAAGACCCTTATCCAATCTCACTCTCGAAAGATCACGATTATGAACAGGTAGTCGAGCAGAAAGAAGATGACGATAAGGATTCGGATACGGCGTCGGGTGGGGCAGCTTATGATGAAGAACTGTTAGGGTTGTTAAAAGCCTTACGCAAGAAAATTGCCAAAGAAAAGAATCTGCCGCCCTATGTTATCTTCCAGGACCCTTCTATGGAAGAAATGGCGACAACTTATCCCACAACCCGTGAAGAAATGGCGCAGATCAACGGCGTCGGTATGGGAAAAGTGCAGAAGTTTGGGCGGCCGTTCATTGATTTGATAACTAAATACGTTGAAGATAACGAGATAGAAACGGCAAAGGATGTCGTTATTAAATCGACCGTCAACAAATCGAAAGTTAAGATTTATATCATTCAGCAGATCGATCGTAAGGTCGATCTGGAAGAAATTGCCGAATCGAAAGCACTTTCGATGGAGGACCTGATGGAAGAGATAGAACATATCTGTTATTCGGGCACTCGCCTTAATCTTGATTATTACATCAATCAGGTTATGGATGAAGATCGGCAGGATGAGATTTACGAATACTTCATGCGGGCAGAAAGCGACAATATTGCCGTCGCCATGCGTGAATTTGGAGGAGATGATTTTACTGAACAAGACTTACGATTGATGCGGATTAAGTTCCTCTCAGAAGTAGCCAATTAA
- a CDS encoding KpsF/GutQ family sugar-phosphate isomerase, giving the protein MKVLKNSKTIAQEVLLAEAEAIRHAVELLDDQFDAAVDIILNTTGRLVVTGVGKSALIGQKIVATMNSTGTPSLFMHAADAIHGDLGMIQADDIILIISKSGNTAEIKVLLPLLKRTSVRLIALVSDRESYLAQHADYVLHAYAEREADPMNLAPTTSTTVALALGDALAVSLLEARGFTRHDFARYHPGGSLGKKLYLKVGDIFPHNQCPQVSLDALVRDVIFEISAKRLGATAVVYNTGQLAGIVTDGDIRRMAYQHDAFWDLQAKDVMTINPVCIDADEYAISALQLMRDRDISQLIVTENGHVKGFVHLHDLLKEGLV; this is encoded by the coding sequence TTGAAAGTATTAAAAAATTCCAAAACGATCGCCCAAGAGGTACTACTGGCCGAAGCCGAAGCCATTCGTCATGCAGTTGAGTTGCTAGATGACCAGTTCGATGCAGCCGTTGATATAATTCTTAACACAACAGGTAGACTTGTTGTAACCGGTGTTGGGAAGAGTGCTCTTATTGGCCAAAAGATCGTGGCTACTATGAACTCTACAGGTACGCCTTCTCTTTTTATGCATGCGGCTGATGCCATTCACGGCGATCTGGGCATGATTCAGGCTGACGATATTATTCTTATAATTTCCAAAAGCGGAAACACGGCCGAAATCAAGGTGCTGCTTCCTTTATTAAAGCGTACAAGCGTACGGTTAATTGCCTTGGTTAGCGACCGCGAATCGTATCTGGCCCAGCATGCCGACTATGTTCTCCATGCCTATGCTGAACGCGAAGCAGACCCTATGAACCTCGCCCCTACAACCAGCACCACAGTTGCTCTTGCACTGGGGGATGCTTTGGCAGTTAGCTTATTAGAGGCACGCGGTTTTACCCGCCATGATTTTGCCCGTTATCATCCGGGCGGTTCTCTCGGAAAAAAGTTGTATTTAAAAGTTGGTGATATTTTTCCCCACAACCAGTGTCCACAGGTTTCCCTCGATGCCTTAGTTAGGGATGTAATTTTTGAAATTTCAGCTAAACGACTCGGCGCAACAGCCGTTGTATACAATACGGGCCAACTGGCGGGCATTGTCACCGATGGCGACATCCGCCGTATGGCCTATCAACACGATGCGTTCTGGGATCTTCAGGCAAAAGATGTGATGACAATCAATCCTGTCTGCATTGATGCCGATGAATATGCTATAAGCGCTCTCCAGTTAATGAGAGATCGGGACATTTCTCAGTTAATTGTTACCGAAAACGGGCACGTAAAGGGCTTTGTTCACTTGCACGACCTGTTAAAAGAAGGATTAGTATAA
- a CDS encoding RNA polymerase sigma factor, translating to MTALEFTHHIGKVSKSLRPFALRLTKDVEDANDLLQDTLLKAFTNRDKYTDGTNLKAWLYTIMKNTFITNYQRMVRKNTFIDTTDNLHYINSMESSTDNLAYSSFAQEDINRAVNGLDDTYRTPFMMHFRGFKYHEIAAKLDIPIGTVKNRIHIARKELKDQLKVYAHFNS from the coding sequence ATGACTGCGCTCGAATTCACTCATCATATTGGAAAAGTGTCCAAGTCGTTGCGCCCGTTCGCACTGCGGCTTACAAAAGATGTTGAAGATGCTAACGACTTATTACAGGATACCCTTTTAAAAGCCTTTACCAATCGTGATAAATACACAGACGGCACGAACCTGAAGGCATGGTTATACACGATTATGAAGAACACATTCATCACTAACTACCAACGAATGGTTCGGAAAAATACATTCATTGATACCACGGATAACCTGCATTACATTAATTCAATGGAAAGCAGTACAGATAATCTGGCTTATTCGTCATTCGCTCAGGAAGATATTAACCGGGCAGTAAATGGTCTCGACGATACTTATCGGACGCCGTTTATGATGCACTTCCGGGGCTTTAAATATCACGAGATTGCGGCAAAGCTGGATATCCCTATCGGAACTGTGAAAAACCGGATCCACATTGCCAGAAAAGAGCTTAAAGATCAACTGAAAGTATACGCTCATTTTAATAGTTAA
- a CDS encoding phytoene desaturase family protein yields the protein MPQRIFVIGAGFAGLAAATSLADKGYDVTILEKNSTPGGRARVFQTHGFTFDMGPSWYWMPDVFETYFARFGKKPSDYYKLVRLDPSYSVVFGPDEAVDLPAGLENLETLFEQLEPGSAPRLRAFLKQASYKYDVGMNNFVWKPSRSIGEFLSLKLLYDVTRLDVFQSFASHVRKFFKNPRLLEIVEFPVLFLGATPGNTPAMYSLMNYAEMVLGTWYPMGGMHEIVKAMVSLAEEKGVKLLLNQTVQKIDIAKGRAQSITTDQGIFETDVVIAGADYNHVETNLVDAVYRNYDDNYWQKRVMAPSSLLFYLGVNKRVPRLQHHNLFFDEDFSLHAQEIYETPRWPTRPLFYVSAPSKTDPSVAPEGCENLFLLIPVAPDLTDDDATRERYFDIVMTRLEAYVGEEIRSSLIYKRSYAHRDFKSDYNAFRGNAYGLANTLKQTALLKPSLKNKKVNNLFYTGQLTVPGPGVPPSLISGLVVADEVAKEFF from the coding sequence ATGCCTCAGCGCATCTTTGTTATTGGTGCCGGTTTTGCCGGTTTAGCTGCAGCAACCAGCCTGGCCGATAAAGGCTACGACGTTACTATTCTCGAAAAAAATAGTACGCCTGGCGGTCGGGCACGCGTATTCCAGACGCATGGTTTCACCTTTGATATGGGCCCCAGCTGGTATTGGATGCCCGATGTCTTCGAAACCTACTTTGCCCGTTTTGGCAAGAAACCATCTGACTATTACAAACTCGTCCGGCTTGATCCTTCTTATTCGGTTGTTTTTGGCCCAGACGAAGCAGTCGATCTGCCTGCCGGTCTGGAAAATCTCGAAACGTTATTTGAACAACTAGAACCGGGAAGCGCTCCTCGTCTGCGGGCGTTCCTGAAACAGGCATCGTACAAGTATGATGTTGGTATGAACAATTTTGTCTGGAAACCCAGTCGTTCTATTGGGGAATTTTTAAGTCTGAAATTGCTGTATGACGTTACCAGACTTGATGTTTTTCAATCCTTTGCCAGTCATGTCCGCAAATTCTTCAAAAATCCACGCCTGCTCGAAATCGTAGAATTTCCCGTATTGTTCCTCGGCGCAACGCCAGGCAATACGCCCGCCATGTACAGCTTGATGAACTATGCCGAAATGGTACTGGGAACGTGGTATCCGATGGGTGGCATGCACGAAATTGTAAAAGCAATGGTCAGTTTGGCCGAAGAAAAAGGCGTTAAGCTGCTCTTAAATCAGACAGTCCAGAAAATTGACATTGCAAAGGGTAGAGCCCAAAGCATCACCACCGATCAAGGTATTTTTGAAACGGATGTGGTAATAGCCGGGGCTGACTATAATCATGTAGAGACAAATCTGGTTGACGCTGTCTATCGTAATTATGATGACAACTATTGGCAAAAACGAGTCATGGCTCCCTCTTCCCTATTATTTTATTTGGGTGTAAATAAGCGGGTTCCACGTTTGCAGCATCATAATCTCTTCTTCGATGAAGACTTCTCTTTACATGCTCAGGAAATCTACGAAACGCCCCGTTGGCCGACCAGGCCCTTATTTTATGTGTCGGCCCCCTCAAAAACCGACCCCAGTGTAGCACCCGAAGGATGTGAGAATTTATTCCTGCTGATTCCTGTTGCCCCTGATCTTACAGATGATGATGCGACCCGTGAGCGCTATTTCGACATCGTTATGACCCGACTGGAAGCCTATGTGGGTGAGGAAATTCGGAGCAGCCTGATTTATAAGCGAAGTTATGCCCACCGCGATTTCAAGAGTGATTACAACGCTTTTCGGGGAAACGCCTACGGATTGGCAAACACACTTAAACAGACTGCCCTGTTAAAACCATCTTTGAAAAACAAAAAAGTGAACAATCTGTTCTACACGGGTCAGCTGACGGTTCCGGGTCCTGGTGTCCCTCCGTCACTTATCTCAGGCCTTGTCGTTGCGGATGAGGTTGCCAAAGAATTTTTCTAA
- a CDS encoding phytoene/squalene synthase family protein, with protein sequence MMALFNTTALKCSKLITEHYSTSFTLGIKTLDRRFHMPIYAIYGFVRYADEIVDTFHDYDKKTLLARFKHDTYQAIEEGISLNPILQSFQLVVKQYKIEHELIDSFLKSMEMDLYFQDYDAEGYNEYIYGSAEVVGLMCLRVFCEGNYSEFDRLCEPARKLGSAFQKVNFLRDLKSDFVDRGRTYFPGVNFNEFGCDAKLVIENDIQCDFDEAYKGIMNLPRGAKLGVYLAYAYYQTLFNKIKQLPASRIQNERIRVPNPQKLALLAQTYLKFRLNVI encoded by the coding sequence ATGATGGCGTTGTTCAACACAACCGCACTGAAATGTAGTAAACTAATTACAGAGCATTACAGTACGTCTTTCACGTTAGGCATTAAAACGCTTGACCGCAGGTTTCACATGCCTATCTACGCAATCTATGGATTCGTTCGATATGCCGATGAGATTGTTGATACGTTTCATGATTACGATAAGAAGACGCTACTTGCCCGTTTTAAGCACGACACTTACCAGGCCATCGAAGAGGGTATCAGCCTAAATCCCATCCTGCAATCATTTCAACTCGTTGTTAAACAATACAAAATTGAGCACGAATTGATTGATTCCTTCCTGAAAAGTATGGAAATGGACCTGTATTTTCAGGATTATGATGCAGAAGGATACAATGAATACATTTACGGCTCAGCCGAAGTAGTGGGGCTGATGTGCCTACGGGTTTTCTGTGAAGGTAATTATTCCGAATTTGACCGCTTGTGTGAGCCCGCTCGTAAACTAGGGTCAGCGTTTCAAAAGGTTAATTTTCTTCGCGACTTAAAGAGCGATTTTGTTGATCGGGGCCGTACCTACTTTCCGGGGGTGAATTTCAATGAATTTGGTTGCGATGCCAAGCTCGTTATAGAAAATGACATCCAGTGTGACTTCGATGAAGCCTATAAAGGTATCATGAACCTTCCGCGTGGGGCTAAACTGGGCGTTTATTTAGCGTATGCTTACTACCAGACCTTATTCAACAAAATTAAGCAGTTACCCGCTTCCAGAATTCAAAACGAACGAATTCGGGTTCCTAATCCGCAAAAACTAGCGCTTCTGGCACAAACCTATTTAAAGTTTCGACTGAATGTAATTTAG
- the gatB gene encoding Asp-tRNA(Asn)/Glu-tRNA(Gln) amidotransferase subunit GatB — protein MVAEANSSPEVLAQPTEVRYEAVIGLEVHCQLLTQSKIFAADANAFGAEPNTNISVITLGHPGTLPKLNRKAVEYAVRIGLACGSEITRHNIFARKNYFYPDLPKGYQLSQDKGPICVGGGILVKAKDPQTGQSYQTTIQLHHIHLEEDAGKSIHDGDEWATQLDYNRAGTPLIEMVTDPCIRTADEAGQYLTEVRRLVRYLDICDGNMEEGSLRCDVNVSIRPRGATNLGTKVEVKNLNSIRNVMRAVDSEFKRQVEIVESGGRIIQETRTFDASTGLSYAMREKETMNDYRYFPDPDLTPVVISDAWLADIQSRMPMLPAELYQKFTTHYGLPDYDAALLTDSKELADYYEAVCRHTSNYKAASNWIMGPVKSQLTEKMLRDRQFPISAERLASLIGLVDNGTISQTAAQQVLTLLIAQPDAIAEELAQTHGLIQNRNTDALQSLVEEVLTAWPDKVAQYRKGKKNLLGMFVGEVMKKSKGSADPKLVNELVTKTLQTT, from the coding sequence ATGGTAGCCGAAGCGAACTCTTCGCCGGAGGTGCTGGCGCAGCCAACCGAAGTCCGATACGAAGCCGTAATCGGGCTGGAAGTGCACTGCCAGCTACTTACCCAAAGCAAAATCTTTGCCGCCGACGCCAATGCGTTCGGTGCCGAACCAAATACGAATATCAGTGTCATTACACTTGGTCATCCTGGCACGCTCCCTAAATTGAATCGTAAGGCCGTTGAGTATGCCGTTCGTATAGGATTAGCCTGCGGTAGTGAGATTACACGCCATAATATCTTCGCCCGAAAAAATTATTTTTATCCTGATTTACCTAAAGGATACCAGCTTTCGCAGGACAAAGGCCCGATTTGTGTGGGTGGTGGTATTTTAGTGAAAGCAAAAGATCCTCAAACGGGGCAATCGTATCAAACAACAATTCAGTTACACCATATTCATCTTGAAGAAGACGCCGGTAAGTCCATTCACGATGGCGACGAGTGGGCAACACAGCTCGACTACAACCGCGCCGGAACTCCTCTCATTGAGATGGTTACCGACCCCTGTATTCGCACTGCCGATGAAGCAGGACAGTATCTGACCGAAGTTCGCCGGTTGGTGCGCTATCTGGACATTTGTGACGGGAACATGGAAGAGGGGTCCCTGCGGTGCGACGTCAATGTTTCCATACGGCCCAGGGGTGCGACTAATTTAGGTACGAAAGTTGAAGTAAAAAACCTGAACTCTATTCGGAACGTAATGCGCGCAGTCGATAGCGAATTTAAACGGCAGGTTGAGATTGTCGAGTCAGGTGGGCGAATTATTCAGGAAACCCGCACCTTCGACGCTTCTACTGGTTTAAGCTATGCCATGCGCGAAAAGGAAACGATGAACGATTATCGGTATTTTCCTGATCCTGACCTTACACCCGTGGTTATTTCGGATGCCTGGTTGGCCGATATTCAATCCAGAATGCCCATGCTTCCGGCTGAGCTTTACCAGAAGTTTACAACGCACTATGGCTTACCAGATTACGATGCGGCTCTTTTAACCGACTCGAAAGAACTGGCCGACTATTACGAAGCTGTTTGCAGGCATACATCCAACTACAAGGCAGCGTCGAACTGGATTATGGGGCCTGTCAAAAGCCAGCTCACCGAAAAAATGCTGCGTGATCGTCAATTCCCAATCTCGGCCGAACGACTGGCCTCCCTAATCGGATTGGTTGACAACGGCACTATCAGTCAAACGGCGGCCCAGCAAGTGCTTACTTTACTGATTGCACAACCCGATGCAATAGCGGAAGAGTTAGCCCAAACACATGGTTTGATTCAGAATCGCAATACAGATGCATTGCAATCGTTGGTAGAAGAAGTACTGACAGCCTGGCCCGACAAAGTAGCTCAATACCGTAAAGGCAAGAAGAATTTACTAGGGATGTTTGTGGGCGAAGTGATGAAAAAATCAAAAGGCTCTGCCGACCCTAAATTGGTGAATGAATTAGTAACGAAGACACTACAAACAACATGA